Part of the Trichoplusia ni isolate ovarian cell line Hi5 chromosome 9 unlocalized genomic scaffold, tn1 tig00003602_group8, whole genome shotgun sequence genome is shown below.
atcataaattatatcttctacccacggggacgaagtcgcgggcaacagctcgtTTAATAtataatccaattgccattcattcatcggccattgtaaatagcagaataagGGGTCCagataagtaggtaggtaccgcTAGCGAAACATACATGCAatttaatgttatctttttAATCACATTTAACAGTATCATTTTACTCTTAAAACATGTAGGTAATATCAAACGATAAGTGAAGCAATTTAACCTATTTAATCAGTTCTATTAAAAGTGTTAGGCATCTCAGATTCTTATCTCAAATGTGTTATCTTGACGTAGTCAGACAAGTAAGTTGGAGGATACAAAGATGTTGGTAGAATAGATGCTCGTCCCTGGGATTGACCTTTACCTAATGAGATCATAAATCAACTGTATTTCGTCAGACATAATGAAACGAATGAAATGAGTGCAAATCAATTATATATGTcatattgttattaatgtagattATAGGTAGGTAATTACGTTAACTTACCCACGGACGCAAGCAATAAGGCGGTTACTAATCGCCATACTTGCTTGCGTCTAACTTATTACTCTGTACATGACCGCCGGTTACTCTGTTTTAGAGGGATAATCCATAAAGCCCCgcgcggtgcccgggcaccgcgtTTGACATAACGCGACTTTTCCCTATAGCCCCgcgcggtgcccgggcaccgcaCCTGTCCACTCGACTTTAACACTTGAAATCACTGTTTACAAACTACTTTTGTATAAAGAAGTTGAGTGACATGTGTCGTTAGTGACATTTTCTATGTCGTGAACCAAAAACGAAACGTAATCTACGcgccattatttaaaatttgatcaaGACATTTGTCATTTGCGCGGGCCGTTGCGCAGTGTGGTGCAGTGTTGTTTTTTGCGGATTTCACAAATTTGTTTGAGGTTAGTGCTGTTTTTTCTTActaatgtgattattttgtttataattatgctatttaggtaattagttgtaagaaatacattgttataacaattagaTAAAGCCAGATAAAATGCGTTAGAATGTTTAGGAATTCCGAgtgatttattgtgattttgtttagtaaatacagtaaaatgcattatttatatgctattaagtaatttgtgcAAGGTTTCACGgcgatttattaatgtatttatccattttttgtaaaataatagttagcttaaatttgttgttatttataaaaaaaatatataaaaagggCGGTTTGTTGACAAATGTTCAGCCCGTCGAATTTCGTCTTTATCCCGTTAGTTATAAAGTCTAAATCcgagtgaatttttttttgtttatttttttatatttttttcttagggaATGAAGTGTGTCGATAAATgtacgatattattttttttaatcgatagtgtcgattgaaaattgtaatgctttaatataattttaattaattatttttattacttatgataatattacgttttgaatagatagtattttttatcgacagttatgataatatattgtaatgagtttgaaaaattttaattaattattttattttaatttattatctattattaattatttttatttattacctactcataataatttacgttttcgtattatagtaatatagtatttatttttatttgttagtgatgattgtatgttgttatatttttttaattacttatagtaataaaatgtttcgaataGATAAGTGTGTCGAAAGGTATGATTTTCTCcgttttgttttacagaatGTCAGCTTGGCGTCCAAGTGACGAGGCTCCTCAAGACTTCATCGCCCTTCTCCATAACAGCAAAgacgaattattgttttttgtacacatctgaacaacttaattataaattgtcaataaaaatgccttcatgtttttgcatttatttattttttttcttttattttacatgtttcatcgtaaataaatatactttttttaattatattgtatttttatttacaaatactaaataccttacaaaaagaccaattatcgataaaatttcaaaaagtgATGGAACATCACTAGTTGTTTTAATGCTTTGCCACGTCAATGTTTatgtggttttattataaacatctcGACGTCTTTCATCTAATTGTTTACGTAATTAGATAGCATaggcccttgttctcaatatttggtttcaatatttgtatatttcttgtaatcAAACTCACAGGATGGGTTTAAAAACTTCCAACTAGTagaatatacatactttttcggtttttatttgttttttgattcctgatacatagaaaatatatctattaatctTTATTCGTTTATAGAATAATCAAATATAGTGTTTTATGCAGATAAAActcgttttgtaaaaaacaatattttccgaCGCCATTTCCTGACAACCTTCACCtgctgtcattttatttttgacatttagttCCGGGGAGGAGTAGGAAACTATTTctaatacttatataaaattctcgtgccACGCTGTACTAAATTGAACTTCTCCGAAACGACTTGACCGATTCTTATGTGTTGGTacatattcggtaggtctgaaTAGGGCAACATCTTTTTTCATAagctttacaattttttttaaataaagtttcaaaataatcatGTTCTAATGTTTCTGCACtatcaaaacaacgtttgctaggaCAGCTAGcacttatataaaaataccagagaataaaatatactccttaagaaataaaattacaattcataatgattcatttttattttgtaattaacaatatcatacaaaaatattaacagccATTACAATGCTATGGAATTATATTCTTTTCAATCATActtattatgaaacaaatttattaagaacattaAGTGTAAAATAAAGTGCCAATGTGGTTTTATCACATTATAATCTTTGGCTAATCCtataaaatattcgtaaaaataatatggaaCATTACATATACCTAGCTATAACTTCACAAAATATTTGTCCCTAATCTAATTGATCGCACCTTTTAACTATCATAAAAGTATGATGCCATTGGATATCTTACAACAAAAGCTACACAAGTGCAGAAGACTTGAAAAGCCATAAGCGTTGTGGTGAGCTGTACTTCAGATGTTGGTCCtagcttaattaaaaataaattgattaaggtcatattattgatattaatgcAGTCTTCATCTTCAACTTTATCAGTAAGGTGTAACATGGTTAAGACTTGAagaattaatttagttataaaagtCATATccttttttacaataattgttcTACTTGCATGGAGTAAATCAGTCTCTTCACTATATTTCGGAAGGCGATGTCTTGGACAAGGAATAATGTGAAATAGTTGTGGGACTGAATACAAAAAGTTAATGATTTGAGGaaggaaaaataatagaacagtTTTACTGAAATGACTTAATATGGCTACTACAGCAAATGTCATTCCAGAGACATAGCAGAATGTGTCTCCAACAAATACTTTTGATGGGTACctgaaaagaaaagtaattataaagttgaatggaaaacattatttctttttagaTCATAGTATCAAAATTTATCACTAATGCTCACCAATTATGCTTCAACAATGCTAATGTAGTTGCCAAATAAGGTATCATGATATGCAATGAAAAGGTATGTGCTTTATATTGGTCTCCTCTTAATTCAATAATGTCGAAGATAATTATTGATAAAGCTATAACAACTGACTGTCCCACTTCCAGTCCATTGATACCcgctaaaatattaattgcattCGTACAGAAAACTGCTAACATTCCCATGTAAATGTAGTAAAGGAATCCTGGaacaaaagataattatttattgaatatccATTGTAtttaaggaatttattaaaaatagttatatatAAAATAGGTTATAAATACCTATGTTAACAGAAATTCCCAGCCATTGTCTTAAGGGTATAGGAACAACAAAAGTAGTGGAGTTGAAATTTACATAGTATACCACCAGCAGTGGCAGTGATGCCATTGTTGGTAGTAATAACTTGTATCTCCATCTCAAGTCTAGGACATCATCAGCAAAGCCCAGAAGAAGCATGCAACAGATGGACAGCAACCCTGCTAACAGTTCtgcaaactaaaaacaaaacatcactAAAACACTTACCAATCAGTgattactgtatttattttaatgtactacactttaaaatgttattattacattCAAATTTCACATGGAAATTTTGTCAGGTAGGATTCGAGTTTATGAAAAggagatataaaaaataaacctagttTAAGTTCTACTCTATTCTTGTTAATTTAAGCTTTACTCATGAtggatttattttgaaaaccatCACAATGGTAATTCAAAGTTAACaacataagtatgttttataattattttaacttaccTCATTATGAGGAAAATTTTGTGTGTCCATCAAACCATTACCAAACACTATTGGTATAAATATGAAACTTGTAACTAAAAAGACACAGCCTGATACAACACCTATTGCTTCCGGCCTGGAatcataatgaaaatattcaaattttttcaCTTTCACTAACTGATATATTCTTATCTCTTCTTCAATAACTGACATGCGCTGGTGATAGTTAAGGAATAAGGTGGAAGAAAAAGAAGAGATTAAGTATACACAATTTTTTCAAACAAGGTTAGAAACGCCAGTGTACTTAAATATCGTACTTacacttttttcttatttgttttgcaCAAATCTATTCCAAATAAACCGGCTTTTATAAACAGATCTGAGAGGTTCGGTATTAATTCAGCGGTAATGAAATAGGCTACAGCCGACAATATAAGCAGTAtgattatttcaaacattttgtgtgatcggcaatataaattaaagagaaGTTAATCGATccaatcacaaaataataaataattaaatcacattccaaaagaaaagtttaaatctaaactattggacaacattcagtTTACACCTGACATGTCATCGGCCAGGTCACATTGTTGACATTACAAGAAACATTGACATTTCATTACGATGTATGGATGGAGGATGGAGCTACTAAACTATGGAGTCCTATGGAGTCGAAACAActcagtacatttttttttcaggtaaagAAATAGCGTGTCAGCGCTAGACTTTGCgttgaaacattaaaattagcTTATTAGTTTCGGTGTTAAATCGAGACATGTATTTTTCGTTTACGATTCCCTCAGAAATCAGATATCTCACCTAAAATTGCTTCTTGCTTTTTGGGACGTAGTGACAGATGTCATCATCTGTCTATTCTGCGATCATGTCACTTGTATTGTATTaactgtcaaataaaatatcatttttttagcTTGAACCTTGAATTGGTCATCAATTTTGTCAACAAGTCCAGTAAATTCGTAGACTAGATAGTGTTTTTGTCTTGGATGGCGTATACTTTCTATTTCATTTAGATATTCTCGTCAAGTAAACCCTAGCCTAACTTGTacgttaaataaagataataaaaatgagTACGATGGAAGAAATAGAAGAAGAGGCGAAAGCTGCAGCGGAGAAGATGGTAATGAACATGATGCAGAGACCAGGACAGCTAGAAAAGGTAAAACCCAAGACATAtctgagaaataaatttatcatagACCCTTTTTAGATTATGATTATTAATgccaacattaaataaaagccATCGTCCAGGAGGCGTAACTGCGTAACCACTCAGTAAAGTTTGGTAAAATCCTACTTTTTGTCTGAGTATCTCTAGAAAGCATCATTGATTGTGTATGTCTTATTATTGTTGTGACACAATTGATCCAAAACTTGGTTTACTGATGCCCATCAatcaacaataacattaaaaaaaaactaatttaaggTTGAACACTATAAGAAAAGAATTACACATAAAAAGGCTTCTATTGAGGCTCAACTGAAGTCAGCAGTTCAGGGCAAACTAGATGGAGTCAGTGTTGGATTGAAGCAACTACAAGAATGTTTGGAAGATGTTCAACAAGTAAGCCTCAAGTAAGTATCACTGTGTAGTTATATTACATATAGGCTGtatgaagatattattaaaaattgaaataagtaaTAACTGAACCTCCCATTATTGAAAAGTTCTTCTTATATTATAAGAAGAATAACAAGTTctaatttatagatattataatcCACCTTTATTCCAtgatgttaaacatttttttctatttatttccacattataaataagaatattattatattattgtcaaTCTCCTACTAATTTGAACCAGAGACTTGAACCttgcttaaatataaatatgtatgtataaattgtGATGTAAACAGAATGGATGAATTagaagaattattaaaaagtgtGCCCCCTCTTGTGGCATCTCTGCAAGCAGTGAGGGAAGAAGATTCTCGTCATTCACAATATGTTACTGCTATGGACAGTCTGAAACATATATTCACAGTACCAGAAAGTGttgctaaaacaaaacaatggaTTGGAGAAGGCAAACTGCTGCATGCACATCAAGTAAGTGTAGCTGTTGATAAAAGTTAtctttacaaattcaaataaattatttagtaattagaTCTATATATAGACAACCTTTTGCCCACAGCTTCACTtaagaaatgttacaaaaactgGGAGAAGTTATCACTTTTATGCATGTGTTGTGCCAAAGGTTGAAGTTATGTAAAAACCCTATATAACAGAATAATTCCttgtaaaagttttaactttctcaatttttaaagattagtattaaatatttctatctGATAAGTGTTTGATGCAACTGATGAGAGTCACAGGATTTACAGGTTCTTAATCATTTCACATttagtcaaaagaaaaaaaaaacctccttaattattatgtttcagTGTCTAAATGACTTGGAGAACTCTAGAGATGATTTGTTGTATGAGCTGCATAGGTTGCCTAATCAGTCATCACATGATAAAATAATGCTCAAGGCATATTTTGAAGATGTAGAGATGGTGTCAAACCTCCTTGAGAAACAGATCAAACTTATCCTTGCAAGAACTTTAAACACTGTCCGTAAAGAACCAACTGTTATAGTAACAGCATTGAGGATTATCGAGAGAGAAGAAAAACGAGATCAGATGGCATTGCAGGTAAAAATTTCTCtctcattattttatatattgtaaaaaccattttaatactgtttaaaatatACTGGATATCTATGAGTATCATATGAGTATCATAGATATCCAGTATATTTTAAACAGTAAAAATCTCTTTTGTTCATCagattcataatttaaaactgtctgATTATCTTAGTTTCTGAATAACGATTTACTACACAGATAtccttgtaatttaataaatgcaaaaatgcgAATTGGTCACGTATATTTTGCCTTTACCCTTTAAAAGTTTCAAACATTGGAGGAATTGTGACGTAGCGAGTAAGCATAATTAATACCTAGTAGTGACGTCACGCTTGAATACCGTTCTCTGCGAAATAGCATTCACACGTGACACttagatattatttactttgcgggacacaagaaaaaatacatagtaaCATAATTTCTGAAGGACAATGAAAAAAGTCTTCAACCCTTTGTATTAGTATCGCGAAAATCTGTTCTGTTTTACTTTACAGCAACAAAGTCAAACAGGTTTTATGCCTCCTGGCCGACCTAAAAACTGGAGAGCGAAAGCTTTTGAAGTACTGGAATGTGCCGTCGCCCAGCGAATAGAAGGCACTCGCGTTGACGAGAGAGAGGACAATAAACTGTGGCTGGTCAGATACTTGGAACTTACGAGACAGCTTATTTTAGAAGATCTTAGAGTTGTCAAAACATTGTGCGTTCCTTGTTTTCCGCCGCATTACGATATTGTTAACAAATATGTTAATATGTACCATATTTGTTTGTCGGCTAgtgtaagtataaaaaatagaacacaatatacatttatttttcaactaatTCCAGGtcttatttttctgtttgttgaTATTGCAGCTGCAAGATGTAGTTACTAATGGAATAGAAGGAAATGAATATGTTACATTATTATCGTGGATACTAAACACTTATCCAAAACATGAGTTAATGGGTAGCACAGAACTGAATATTGATGTGTCGACCTTACCACCTTTACTTAGCAAAGAAACTATGCAAAAACTGCAGGATGAATATTTGCAGGtacgttataatttaaattagtgttattattttaaaaaggttctTTATTCAGGATATGGTTATAGTTGTATAACCTTAAATACGACCTTTAATTTTTAGAAAATGGAATCTAACTACATGGAGTGGATGGAGAAAACTTTAGAATCCGAGCGCGCGGAATGGGCGGGGCAACGGGCTCCCGATGTTGAGCCTCATTCAAACGCCTACCTCACACACGCACCCGTCATCATATTCCAGATGATCGACCAGAACTTACAGGCTAgttatttatactaattattaattcatCAAATGCTGAGCaatcattttgaaatttgaCAGTTTTGTAAAGGttgacagttttgtttttttttaatcaggtTACCGAAACTATCAGCAAAGATATAACATTCAAGGCTCTATTACTAAGTATAGACCAAGTAACACGCTATGGAAACATGTACAGAGAAGGAGTCATACAATTCAAGGTGAAATgattttagttacatttttagTTAAGATTCAATTACCGACCCTTATGACAATTCCACCCAcataaaaacgtaatttattttgtgttaaataaagaTCTTAATTTACAATAGAACGCTCACTTCGCGGACCGTTCCCGCGTGGCGTACTTCACGCACCACATGATCACTATCGTGAACAACAGCGAGCAGATGGTACGGCTGGCGCAGCAGACACAGGCGCGGCACTGGCCGCCCGGCCGGCACGACCCGCCTGCCGAAGCCAAGTTCGACAAAATGCTTAACACTTTCCAGGTTAGTCTGATTGTCATATTACAGCttaataggtatgcaatattTTATCCTAAGAAAATCCGGACTCGAGGTGATAAAAATGAGCAAGAaatctgttttcaaataaaatttcttgGTCATGTAGTAATCGTGAGTCAGAAGAGGCCATAACCCAGCCAGaggtattatattatactagttgTAGTTCAATTATAATCATCACTGTTAAAAAAGTGATCGACTTTTTTCAATGTAAAACTTTGCTCCAACTTCGTACATTGTTTTGGtcaattagaaaaataaatatatcgttattttgtaaaaaatttaattctttGGTTCAAGAGCGAAACAAAACCTCTCCTTAGGAACAAATCAACAAATAACAATTCAGGTACATTTAGTAACAGCTTAATGGCCCTTCTTATGACCCCAGTGCTTGTGGTCCTCGTGTCCTCCCTTCTTGCCGTGTTCATGATGGTCATGCCAGTGCTCGTGGTGGCCTCCCTCACCGTGGTGGCCCttgtggtggtggtggtggccTCCCTTCTCATGATGTCCTTTCTTGCCGTGGTGGTGTTCGTGGTGTCCGCCATGCTTGTGTCCCTTGTGGAAGTGACCGCCCTTCTTGTAGCCGCCCTCGTGGTGGTGCCCGCCGTGGTGCTCGTGGTGGCCTTTCTCTCCGTGGTGGTCGTGGAAGTGCTTGTCCTTCTTGAACTCGTCGTGTTTCTCGACTCCGTGGTGTCCCTTAGTGTCGTGGCCCTTGTGCCAGTGTCCGTGCTCCTCGTGTCCGTGCCCGTGGTCGCCCTTCTCACcgtgatggtgatgatgatggtaGCCCTCGTCATGGTGATGGTGTTTCTTGTGTCCACCATGTTCGCCGTGATGGCCCTTGTGTCCCTCGTGGTGGTGGTGTCCTTTTTTGCCGTGGTGATGTTCATGGTGGCCCTTGTGACCTTTGTGCCCTTTTTCACCATGTTCATGGTGGTGGTGCCCATGATGTTCATGTCCGCCACCTTTGTCCCATTTGTGACCGTGCGAGGCTGCGGCCTCGAGGTCGGCGGCTCTCTTCTCTCGGATTTCCCTTGCGGAACAGAGAGCAGCAATGGCCATGAGGCCAAGTGCCACAAGAAGAGTTCTTCTCATAATGAGTCTTGTTGTTGCTCTTGTACAATGAATGATATTGATCCATCGGCTACAATGATTTTATATACTAGACGCTAGCAGTGGTTGGGAAATCCTCCGTTGTTCGATAGTGTCAAGGTTATTGCAACTAA
Proteins encoded:
- the LOC113506320 gene encoding histidine-rich glycoprotein-like, producing MRRTLLVALGLMAIAALCSAREIREKRAADLEAAASHGHKWDKGGGHEHHGHHHHEHGEKGHKGHKGHHEHHHGKKGHHHHEGHKGHHGEHGGHKKHHHHDEGYHHHHHHGEKGDHGHGHEEHGHWHKGHDTKGHHGVEKHDEFKKDKHFHDHHGEKGHHEHHGGHHHEGGYKKGGHFHKGHKHGGHHEHHHGKKGHHEKGGHHHHHKGHHGEGGHHEHWHDHHEHGKKGGHEDHKHWGHKKGH
- the LOC113506318 gene encoding exocyst complex component 3-like, with amino-acid sequence MSTMEEIEEEAKAAAEKMVMNMMQRPGQLEKVEHYKKRITHKKASIEAQLKSAVQGKLDGVSVGLKQLQECLEDVQQVSLKMDELEELLKSVPPLVASLQAVREEDSRHSQYVTAMDSLKHIFTVPESVAKTKQWIGEGKLLHAHQCLNDLENSRDDLLYELHRLPNQSSHDKIMLKAYFEDVEMVSNLLEKQIKLILARTLNTVRKEPTVIVTALRIIEREEKRDQMALQQQSQTGFMPPGRPKNWRAKAFEVLECAVAQRIEGTRVDEREDNKLWLVRYLELTRQLILEDLRVVKTLCVPCFPPHYDIVNKYVNMYHICLSASLQDVVTNGIEGNEYVTLLSWILNTYPKHELMGSTELNIDVSTLPPLLSKETMQKLQDEYLQKMESNYMEWMEKTLESERAEWAGQRAPDVEPHSNAYLTHAPVIIFQMIDQNLQVTETISKDITFKALLLSIDQVTRYGNMYREGVIQFKNAHFADRSRVAYFTHHMITIVNNSEQMVRLAQQTQARHWPPGRHDPPAEAKFDKMLNTFQSLRDEAAQFLLEEAFLDLEVHFEDLFTAKWLPSTIPVDTICITLDDYFQDYNHLRDKNFEYVINEAQNLVYKKYITAMLSKKVTFKNVEEAQLAATKIVKEANQIRSFFRKIAAEGVNVDYPFEVISMLAEVLRCQDIEMLSLDLHSVVAKCPDMSEEQLWRLVWLRGDVPRARLRDTVAIALASRPPPRANSHPSLFKHITFNERLLAHFNL
- the LOC113506319 gene encoding UDP-N-acetylglucosamine--dolichyl-phosphate N-acetylglucosaminephosphotransferase-like, whose translation is MFEIIILLILSAVAYFITAELIPNLSDLFIKAGLFGIDLCKTNKKKVPEAIGVVSGCVFLVTSFIFIPIVFGNGLMDTQNFPHNEFAELLAGLLSICCMLLLGFADDVLDLRWRYKLLLPTMASLPLLVVYYVNFNSTTFVVPIPLRQWLGISVNIGFLYYIYMGMLAVFCTNAINILAGINGLEVGQSVVIALSIIIFDIIELRGDQYKAHTFSLHIMIPYLATTLALLKHNWYPSKVFVGDTFCYVSGMTFAVVAILSHFSKTVLLFFLPQIINFLYSVPQLFHIIPCPRHRLPKYSEETDLLHASRTIIVKKDMTFITKLILQVLTMLHLTDKVEDEDCININNMTLINLFLIKLGPTSEVQLTTTLMAFQVFCTCVAFVVRYPMASYFYDS